A window of Mycolicibacterium holsaticum DSM 44478 = JCM 12374 genomic DNA:
CGGATCACTCACGCCGCCGCACCTTCCCGGTCGAACTGCACGGTCACGGTGCCCAGGTGGGCGAACTCGACCTCGAAGACATCGTTGGGGCGCACCGGCACGAGGCGGTGCAGCGGTCCGGACAGCACGATGTCGCCGCGGCGCAGTCCGCGCTCGGGCGGCAGCAGACGGTTCGCCAGCCAGGTCAGGCACCGCACGGGATTGCCGAGTGCCGCGGCGCCGGCGCCGCTCTCGATCGCCACTCCGTTGCGGTACAACAGCAGCCCGACCAGGCGCAGGTCGAGCGCGGTGGCCGGGGTGATCCGGCTACCGAGCACAACCCGTCCCGACGAAGCGTTGTCGGCGACGGTGTCGGCGAGGCGGACCCGCCAGTCGGTGATCCGGCTGTCGACGATTTCGAGCGCAGGCAGCACTCCCCTGATCGCGGTGAGCGCATCAGCGGTGGTGACACCCGGGCCGACGAGGTCGTCGTCGAGCAGGAACGCCATCTCGGCCACCACCCGCGGCTGCAAGAAGGCGTCGACGGGCACCACGGTGCCGTCGTCGACGAACATGTCGTCGATCAGCATGCCGAAGTCGGGTTCGGCGACGCCGAGAATGTCCTGCCTGGGCTGTGAGGTCCGTCCGAGCCGGCAGCCCCGGATCGCACGACCGGCCTGCACCCGTCGCCGGACGTTGTGCGCTTGGATCGCGTAGGCGTCGGCGAGAGTGAGATCCGGCCGGGCATCGGTCAGCGGCTCGATCGGGGTGCGATCGAGCTCCGCACGCCACAGCCGGTCGGCCAGCTCCCCGACCGTGACACTGTCCGCGCCGCTCATCGGTCCACGCCCCTCATACCGTCCAGAGTCCGCCGGAGGCGTGCCGAATCGGCCACCGTAGGCGGCACTTTCTGCTGGACGGAAGCCCGCCCCTGCCTAAAACATCCCATACCCCGGCGGGATTGGGCAGCCGATTCCATCCAGTGGCAGCAACCCACGCCCGCGGCGGCAGTTGCGGTAACTTCGCCGCGATGACCGCAATAGACACCCAACGCTGTATCACCCTGGCGGGGGCCACCCGCGCGCTGAACGCGGCGATGGAACACGCCGCCGCCATCGACGTTCCGGTGTGCGTCGCGGTCGCCGACCGCGGTGCCAACCTGATCAGCTTCGCCCGGATGGACGGCGCACCGATGTTGTCGGCACGGATCGCCCAGGACAAGAGCTATTCGGTGGTGGCGTTCAACGGTCTGCCCACTCGGGACTGGTGGGACCTGCTCAAGGACGATCCGGCGCTGCTGCACGGGATCGTCAAAACCGACCGGTTGACCGTCTTCGGCGGTGGTGTGGCCATCGTCGACGGCGACCAGGTGGTGGGTGCGGTCGGCATCTCCGGCGGCACCGCCGAGCAGGACCATGAGATCGCCGAGGCGGGTGCGCGCGCGGTCACCGCGTCATAGTCGCTGGGCGGCAGGATATTTGAGGGCGGCTCAGTGCCCAAAGCTGTCAGCATCGAGCATCTCGGGGTCCGGCCGGTCCAACGATCCGAGCACGGCCATGTCGTCGTCGGTGAGCGTGAAGTCGAATACGTCGAGGTTCTCGCGCTGACGCCCGGGGTCCGCGGACTTCGGGGTCGGCACAAAACCCTGCTGAACGTGCCACCGCAACACCACCTGCCCGGGGCTGCGGCCGTGCCGTTCGGCGACGACGGTCACCGTCGGATCGCTCAGCATCTCGTTACCCCGTCCCAGCGGGCTCCAGGTCTGCGTGACGATTCCGCGGTCCCGGTGCAGCGCAACCAGATCCGGGCGAAGGTGATACGGGTCGAGTTGAATCTGGTTCACGTGAGGGGTCATCCCCCGGTCGAAAAGCCGCTGCAGGTGTGACGGTTTGAAGTTCGATGTCCCGACGGCGCGCACCAGGCCCGCGTCCAGGAGTTGCACCAGCCCCTCGAACGCCGCCACGTACCGGTCCTGGTCCGGGTTGGGCCAATGCACCAGCAGCAGATCCAGATAGTCCAACCCCAGCCGGGTCAGGCTGGCCTCGCAGGCCTGACGGGCGCCGTCGACACTGTGCCAGCGGCGGTTGAACTTGGTCGTGACGAACACCTCGGCGCGGTCGACGCCGGAGTTGCGGATGCCCTCGCCGACCCCGCGCTCGTTCTCGTAGTTCTCCGCGGTGTCGATGAGGCGATAGCCCAGGCGCAGGGCGCCCGCCACCGAACGGGCGGCCTCGGTGTCGTCCATCGGCCAGGTGCCGAGGCCGAGATGGGGCATCTGGACACCGTTTGCCAGGGTGACGTCA
This region includes:
- a CDS encoding aldo/keto reductase, translated to MTLKTAPDVTLANGVQMPHLGLGTWPMDDTEAARSVAGALRLGYRLIDTAENYENERGVGEGIRNSGVDRAEVFVTTKFNRRWHSVDGARQACEASLTRLGLDYLDLLLVHWPNPDQDRYVAAFEGLVQLLDAGLVRAVGTSNFKPSHLQRLFDRGMTPHVNQIQLDPYHLRPDLVALHRDRGIVTQTWSPLGRGNEMLSDPTVTVVAERHGRSPGQVVLRWHVQQGFVPTPKSADPGRQRENLDVFDFTLTDDDMAVLGSLDRPDPEMLDADSFGH
- a CDS encoding GlcG/HbpS family heme-binding protein gives rise to the protein MTAIDTQRCITLAGATRALNAAMEHAAAIDVPVCVAVADRGANLISFARMDGAPMLSARIAQDKSYSVVAFNGLPTRDWWDLLKDDPALLHGIVKTDRLTVFGGGVAIVDGDQVVGAVGISGGTAEQDHEIAEAGARAVTAS
- a CDS encoding 2-keto-4-pentenoate hydratase, whose product is MSGADSVTVGELADRLWRAELDRTPIEPLTDARPDLTLADAYAIQAHNVRRRVQAGRAIRGCRLGRTSQPRQDILGVAEPDFGMLIDDMFVDDGTVVPVDAFLQPRVVAEMAFLLDDDLVGPGVTTADALTAIRGVLPALEIVDSRITDWRVRLADTVADNASSGRVVLGSRITPATALDLRLVGLLLYRNGVAIESGAGAAALGNPVRCLTWLANRLLPPERGLRRGDIVLSGPLHRLVPVRPNDVFEVEFAHLGTVTVQFDREGAAA